From the Candidatus Krumholzibacteriota bacterium genome, one window contains:
- the nifU gene encoding Fe-S cluster assembly scaffold protein NifU has translation MALYSDKVMDHFMNPRNVGDLEKPDGVGEVGNPTCGDMMTFMISVKDDRIADIRFKTFGCGAAIAVSSMVSEMALGKTLDEAMEITNEMVAEELGGLPTNKLHCSNLGADALHAAIEDYRKRLETGEPAEVPELHEVKRSGKDKQCPYCDADIDASSMLCNSCKTSFDTCPHCGKIADRSREKCPHCGASIHKHG, from the coding sequence ATGGCTCTTTATAGTGACAAGGTAATGGACCATTTCATGAATCCGAGAAACGTGGGCGACCTTGAAAAGCCTGACGGCGTTGGTGAGGTCGGCAATCCCACCTGTGGCGATATGATGACATTCATGATCTCGGTAAAAGATGACAGGATCGCCGATATCCGATTCAAGACTTTCGGATGCGGAGCGGCGATCGCCGTTTCGAGCATGGTCAGCGAGATGGCTCTTGGCAAGACCCTTGATGAAGCGATGGAGATAACGAACGAGATGGTCGCCGAAGAACTCGGAGGCCTGCCGACCAACAAGCTGCACTGCTCCAACCTCGGGGCCGACGCCCTGCACGCCGCTATAGAGGACTACAGAAAAAGGCTTGAGACGGGAGAACCGGCCGAAGTGCCCGAACTTCACGAAGTCAAAAGGAGTGGCAAGGACAAGCAATGCCCCTACTGCGACGCCGATATCGATGCTTCGTCGATGCTCTGCAATTCGTGCAAGACTTCGTTCGACACCTGCCCGCATTGCGGCAAGATCGCCGACAGATCACGGGAAAAATGTCCCCATTGCGGCGCGTCGATCCACAAGCACGGGTAA
- the nadA gene encoding quinolinate synthase NadA produces MGMSKKELSARIDALKKEKGAVILAHNYQPPEIQDIADHLGDSLDLSRLAASLAEEVIIFCGVHFMAETASILAPDKKIILPELSAGCPMADMITAEALSALQRKTPGAVTVMYVNSPAEVKALTDICCTSANALEIVKSIDPGKKIIFGPDRYLGGWIARRTGRDLILWDGYCPSHQKILPEQIRALRKQYPGAVVMVHPEVNPSIAAEADILLGTGGMIRHALENPATVFVVGTEVGMVYRLGTLYPEKVFIPASKEAICPNMKKITLEKIALSLETLGPVVKVPAETAAAARRSIERMVAIG; encoded by the coding sequence ATGGGAATGTCGAAAAAGGAACTTTCCGCGAGGATAGACGCGCTGAAAAAAGAAAAGGGCGCCGTGATCCTCGCCCACAACTACCAGCCTCCCGAGATCCAGGATATCGCCGACCATCTCGGCGACTCCCTTGATCTGAGCCGGCTCGCCGCTTCTCTGGCTGAAGAGGTGATCATCTTCTGCGGCGTTCATTTCATGGCGGAGACCGCCTCGATCCTCGCTCCGGATAAAAAGATCATTCTTCCCGAACTCTCGGCGGGATGCCCGATGGCCGATATGATTACCGCTGAGGCCCTCAGTGCTTTGCAGCGAAAGACTCCCGGCGCGGTGACGGTGATGTATGTCAATTCGCCGGCCGAAGTAAAGGCTCTGACCGATATCTGCTGCACCTCGGCGAACGCGCTGGAGATAGTCAAGTCGATCGATCCCGGCAAAAAGATCATATTCGGCCCGGACCGTTACCTCGGCGGATGGATAGCCCGGCGCACGGGACGCGACCTGATCCTCTGGGACGGCTACTGCCCCTCGCACCAGAAGATACTTCCCGAACAGATCAGGGCGCTGAGAAAGCAATACCCCGGCGCGGTCGTGATGGTCCACCCCGAGGTCAATCCCTCGATAGCGGCCGAGGCCGATATCCTTCTCGGCACGGGAGGTATGATCCGCCACGCGCTGGAGAATCCCGCTACCGTCTTTGTGGTCGGCACCGAGGTCGGAATGGTGTACAGGCTCGGCACCCTTTATCCGGAAAAGGTCTTCATCCCCGCGTCGAAGGAGGCGATCTGCCCCAACATGAAGAAGATCACCCTTGAAAAGATAGCACTGTCCCTTGAGACCCTCGGGCCTGTCGTAAAAGTCCCGGCCGAAACAGCCGCGGCGGCGAGAAGATCGATCGAGCGTATGGTGGCGATCGGGTGA
- a CDS encoding isochorismatase family protein, with protein MKERYFTQENINEVSAKMIAGLGMDGTKRRQTFSPTASALLILDMQRYFLDSDSHAAIPSMRDIIPSIASLASAFSSIGRPVVMTRHLNTDENAAMMGRWWSDLIREEDEKSRIVPELSFSYADIIVKTQYNAFYATELEEFLRRAGVEQLVMTGVMTHLCLESTARAAFVRGFETFVPADSTATYNRELHEGSLRGLAHGFAVPVLSADITGAIEDAR; from the coding sequence TTGAAAGAAAGATATTTCACTCAGGAAAATATTAACGAGGTCTCCGCGAAGATGATCGCCGGGCTCGGGATGGACGGGACAAAGAGGCGACAGACATTTTCTCCGACTGCGTCGGCACTTTTGATTCTCGACATGCAAAGGTATTTTCTCGACAGTGATTCACACGCGGCGATCCCGTCGATGCGGGATATAATCCCCTCGATCGCTTCGCTCGCCTCTGCCTTCTCGTCGATAGGGCGGCCGGTCGTAATGACAAGGCACCTTAATACAGACGAGAACGCCGCGATGATGGGGCGCTGGTGGAGCGACCTGATCAGGGAAGAAGACGAAAAAAGCAGGATCGTTCCCGAGCTTTCGTTCTCATACGCCGATATCATCGTAAAGACCCAATATAATGCCTTCTACGCGACGGAGCTTGAAGAGTTTCTCCGGAGGGCAGGCGTGGAGCAGCTCGTCATGACGGGCGTGATGACGCATCTCTGTTTGGAGAGTACGGCAAGAGCGGCTTTTGTAAGGGGATTTGAGACCTTTGTCCCGGCAGATTCCACGGCGACATACAACAGGGAGCTTCACGAAGGGTCGCTGAGAGGCCTGGCGCATGGATTCGCGGTCCCGGTCCTTTCCGCCGATATTACCGGAGCGATCGAAGATGCGCGCTGA
- a CDS encoding radical SAM protein has protein sequence MKVKAKAGDEKIATVYIAETQAGSMIEFVESVQPPIPRERKWVLIISTLHGCPAGCRFCDAGRTYEGKLSAGEMLGQVDYMVRARYPDLKVPAEKFKVQFARMGEPSYNEDVLDALEKLPLVCDAPGLIPSLSTIAPAGTEKFFERLLEIKKRLYPKNFQLQFSIHTTDSEKRDWLIPVKKQQFAQLGEYGDRFYDEGGRKITLNFALAEGMPLDPGVLLGHFHPGRYIIKMTPVNPTCQAGRNGVKSRIMPDEKRCDVAKPLEAAGYEVILSMGELEENQIGSNCGQYIKSYLEEPGTFDAGYSYSLREI, from the coding sequence ATAAAGGTAAAAGCGAAAGCGGGAGACGAAAAGATAGCAACGGTATACATAGCGGAGACGCAGGCCGGCAGCATGATCGAGTTTGTAGAATCGGTACAGCCTCCCATCCCGAGAGAAAGAAAATGGGTCCTTATCATCTCGACTCTGCATGGCTGCCCCGCCGGGTGCAGATTCTGCGACGCGGGAAGAACGTACGAGGGAAAGCTGTCCGCCGGCGAGATGCTCGGACAGGTAGATTACATGGTCAGGGCGCGATACCCCGATCTGAAGGTCCCGGCGGAAAAATTCAAGGTGCAGTTTGCCAGGATGGGAGAACCTTCGTATAACGAAGATGTCCTTGATGCGCTTGAGAAACTGCCGCTCGTCTGCGACGCGCCAGGATTGATCCCCTCACTTTCAACGATAGCCCCCGCGGGGACGGAAAAATTCTTCGAGCGTCTCCTTGAGATCAAGAAAAGGCTCTATCCGAAGAACTTCCAGCTGCAGTTCTCGATCCACACGACTGACTCCGAAAAACGCGACTGGCTTATCCCCGTCAAAAAGCAACAGTTCGCGCAGTTAGGGGAATACGGAGACAGGTTCTATGATGAAGGTGGAAGAAAGATCACGCTCAATTTCGCGCTAGCCGAAGGGATGCCTCTTGATCCGGGCGTACTTCTCGGGCACTTTCACCCCGGCCGGTATATCATTAAGATGACTCCTGTCAATCCGACCTGCCAGGCCGGCAGGAACGGAGTAAAATCACGTATTATGCCTGATGAGAAAAGGTGTGATGTCGCGAAACCTCTTGAAGCAGCCGGGTACGAGGTGATCCTGAGCATGGGCGAACTGGAAGAGAACCAGATCGGAAGCAACTGCGGTCAGTATATAAAGAGCTATCTGGAAGAACCCGGAACATTCGACGCCGGGTACAGCTATTCCCTGCGGGAGATCTGA
- a CDS encoding NAD(P)/FAD-dependent oxidoreductase — protein sequence MRADPLKTVIIVGAGPAGIAAAVQLGRYGIDTIIFEKEKAGGLAREANLVENYPGFPGGIEGSSLADLFERHLENAKARVILQEVKSLEYTGGRFVAETGNGRHEAGIAIAASGTEALFPEGIEISPGAEGSVSTGLSTLLRSTGKRIAIIGSGDAAFDYALNLSRHNEIEILMRGRDPKALPLLVERVHRQRGIKVTGEFDVEKVGKAGQALSIMARGEGSVRESIEADHLLFAIGREPATGYFGRELSRNIDLLLGERILYLAGDVRNGPFRQAAIAAGDGIRAAMEIERKIAGR from the coding sequence ATGCGCGCTGACCCTCTGAAGACTGTCATCATCGTCGGCGCGGGACCCGCCGGTATCGCCGCCGCGGTGCAGCTCGGCAGGTACGGGATCGACACGATTATCTTCGAAAAGGAAAAAGCGGGAGGTCTGGCGAGAGAGGCGAACCTGGTCGAGAACTATCCGGGATTTCCAGGCGGTATCGAAGGGAGCTCTCTGGCAGACCTCTTCGAGCGGCACCTTGAAAACGCAAAAGCCCGGGTGATCTTGCAGGAGGTGAAGTCCCTGGAATATACCGGCGGCCGTTTCGTGGCGGAGACAGGTAACGGAAGACATGAAGCGGGGATAGCCATAGCTGCTTCGGGCACGGAGGCACTGTTTCCAGAGGGGATAGAAATATCTCCCGGCGCGGAGGGTTCGGTATCCACCGGGCTTTCAACGCTCTTACGTTCGACAGGTAAAAGGATCGCCATAATCGGGTCGGGAGACGCGGCGTTCGATTACGCGCTTAATCTTTCCAGGCATAACGAAATAGAGATACTGATGCGTGGCCGGGATCCAAAAGCGCTTCCCCTCCTTGTTGAAAGGGTCCACAGGCAGCGAGGGATAAAGGTGACGGGGGAGTTCGACGTGGAGAAGGTCGGAAAGGCCGGGCAAGCCTTGAGTATAATGGCCCGGGGGGAAGGATCGGTGCGCGAAAGCATCGAGGCGGACCATCTCCTATTTGCCATCGGGAGGGAACCGGCGACAGGCTATTTTGGCAGAGAACTCTCCAGGAATATCGATTTGCTTTTGGGTGAGCGTATCCTGTATCTTGCCGGGGACGTCAGGAACGGGCCTTTCAGGCAGGCAGCGATAGCGGCAGGAGACGGGATAAGAGCGGCAATGGAGATAGAGAGGAAGATCGCCGGACGATGA
- a CDS encoding cysteine desulfurase yields MDKQKETFFDHNAARAARPEAVDEMSRLLLDGFGNPQSVHDRGQRAAEKLEKAREKVAALIGSDPSGIIFTATGSEANNMAIKGIARARKKKSPRVIISAIEHHSVVIPAESLRKEGFELVTLPVDRTGLVDPGQLDEALSEGAAVVSVIHASSEIGTIEPIEELSMICADKGVPFHTDSWAAAGQIKIKLDDMPVSAMTIAGQNFGGPPGAAALILKKGVPMNRLIEGGVQERNRRAGQENIPAIAGMGVAARLALAELDETAALLITLRDRMIKGLPGSIEDVILTGHPEKRLPGLASFCVKYIEGEGLLLFLNQKGIMAASGSACTSRSLKGSHVLEALGLDAATAQGSIVFSFGPENSAGEIDYAINEMKPVVSRLREMSPIYREKKDGSL; encoded by the coding sequence ATGGATAAACAGAAAGAGACTTTTTTCGATCATAACGCGGCAAGAGCTGCCAGACCCGAGGCGGTGGACGAGATGTCGCGGCTTCTTCTTGATGGATTCGGAAATCCGCAAAGTGTCCATGACCGCGGGCAGAGAGCGGCGGAAAAACTTGAGAAGGCCAGGGAAAAGGTAGCCGCTCTTATCGGATCGGACCCGTCCGGGATCATCTTCACCGCGACCGGTTCAGAGGCGAACAATATGGCGATCAAGGGGATAGCCAGGGCGAGAAAGAAAAAATCCCCCAGAGTGATCATTTCGGCGATCGAACATCATTCAGTGGTGATCCCGGCCGAATCTCTCCGAAAGGAAGGGTTCGAGCTTGTCACCCTCCCGGTCGACCGGACCGGGCTGGTCGATCCGGGACAACTTGACGAAGCCCTGTCCGAAGGAGCGGCGGTTGTCTCTGTCATTCACGCCAGCTCCGAGATCGGGACGATCGAACCGATCGAAGAATTGTCGATGATCTGCGCTGACAAGGGAGTGCCTTTCCATACTGATTCCTGGGCGGCTGCCGGCCAGATAAAGATAAAGCTCGATGATATGCCGGTCAGCGCCATGACTATAGCCGGGCAGAACTTCGGCGGCCCTCCCGGGGCAGCGGCACTCATCCTGAAAAAAGGCGTTCCGATGAACAGGCTGATCGAAGGAGGAGTCCAGGAGCGAAATCGAAGAGCCGGGCAGGAAAATATCCCGGCGATCGCCGGGATGGGCGTCGCGGCAAGGCTCGCTCTTGCCGAATTGGATGAAACAGCCGCTCTGCTCATCACACTCAGGGACCGGATGATAAAAGGACTTCCAGGCAGTATCGAAGATGTGATATTAACAGGCCACCCGGAGAAGAGGCTTCCCGGGCTCGCTTCGTTCTGTGTAAAATATATCGAGGGAGAGGGGCTTCTGCTCTTCCTTAACCAGAAGGGGATCATGGCGGCGAGTGGTTCGGCCTGCACCTCGCGTTCCCTGAAGGGGAGCCATGTCCTCGAAGCCCTCGGGCTCGACGCGGCGACTGCCCAGGGTTCGATAGTATTCTCGTTCGGGCCGGAGAACAGCGCGGGCGAGATCGACTACGCGATCAACGAGATGAAACCGGTAGTCTCGCGCCTGCGCGAGATGTCACCGATATACAGGGAGAAAAAAGATGGCTCTTTATAG